The genomic region CTGGGCGAGTGGGCAGAGATGTACGCCACTATCGACCTTTCGCCGCAGTCTATCCCGATGTGGAACGATATCGACGTACCGGACATCGACGGCCTAGACGAGGCCATCGCTTTCACGGAGCGCGTCGAACACCTTGCCGAGCGCCGCGTGAAGGAACTACGGCAGAAGGCGGAACTCACCGGTGAGGAAGTCGCCGAGCGAGACTCGTTGAACACGCTCCGGCAGGACCTCGGGTGGTTCCGCGAGGACTACACCGACACCGAGAGCGCGACCACGTGGGTCGTCGACCAGGCCGACGGCGAGCACGCACCGGTGACGATCAAGCCGATGAACCCGGAGCGATACCTCAAACACACCGTCTGGGACCGTGGCAATCGCTTTGCCCTGTTGTCGGCGACCATTCTCAACAAGGAAGCGTTCTGTGCTAACGTCGGTCTCGACCCGGATAACGTCGCACTCGTGGAAGTCGGCCACACCTTCCCCGTCGAGAACCGCCCGTTGTACAACGTCGCTCAGGGGAAGATGACCTACGAGCACCGCGACGACACGCTGCCGGACATCGTTCGCACTATCGTGCGTATCATGGCCCGGCACACGGACGAGAAGGGACTGATTCACTGCCACTCGTATGCTATTCAGGAGCAACTGAAGACCCTCCTTGACGACTTCGGAGTCGGCGCTCGCGTCCGCACCCACGACAAGGAGGGTCGAGACGGAGCGCTGTCCGCCTGGAAGCGCAGCGACAACCCCGACGTGTTCCTTTCGGTGAAAATGGAAGAGGCCCTCGACCTTGAAGGCGACCTCTGTCGCTGGCAGGTGCTGTGCAAGGCCCCATATCCGAACACTCGCGATTCTCGTGTCGCCCGACGGCTCGAAGACGACCAGTGGGGCTGGTACTACCGGACGGCACTGCGGACGGTCATTCAGGCCTGTGGCCGCGTCGTCCGCGCGCCCGACGACTACGGTGCGACATACCTCGCGGACTCGTCGCTGCTTGATCTGTTTGAGCGCGCCGACCACGATATGCCCGACTGGTTCCGCGCACAGGTCGATCGCCTCTCACAGCCCGACCTGCCGCGGTTCGCGCCGGACCAGGCGCTCTCGGCGCTCAGTTCGGACACGAAACGCCGGCACGACCGCTCGCGCTCGCGGTCCGGGGATGGTAACCACCCGCTCTCGGACGTGTGGGACTAACGGCCACGCCGCCGACGCCCAGTAGACACGACCGATGTCTATCACGTGTTCGCTGGCGGAACTGTTCATCGTGCTCGGTGTGACCCTCGAATCCGGATGTTTCGACTAAACATAATTTTTTAATGACATCCACTAGACCAAACGGCATGGACGAACTCCCCGCGGATGCGGTCTACGACTTTCGGCGTCCCACGGACGTCGCGGTCTCTCCGGACGGCGAGTACGTTGCCATCGTCGTCTCCGAGGCCGCCCCTGAAGAGGACGAATTCCGCCAGTCTGTCTTCGTCCTGCCTACCGACGGCAGTCGCGACCCACATCGGTTGAGCCGGGCCTCAGGTGCCTGGAACATCGAATGGTCGCCTGACGGGTCACAACTGGGTGTGGTGATGGTTCGTGACGACGACCTGGCACTCCGCGTCGGTCGCGATAACGATGGCGAGACTGACGAACCGGACACTGAGACGGACGACGAGACGGCCGAGGCGACCGACCCTGACGCCGACGATGGGCCCAAACCGCAGGTCTGGGTGTACGACCTCGAACTGGGTGGCGACGCGCGACAGGTGACCAAACGAGAACACGGCGTTCGTGACTTCGACTGGGGGCCGGCGGGCGAACGGCTCGTCGTTTCGGCGCGCGACCCGACGGACGAGGAACAGGCGTACCTCGAACAGCGCCAGGAAAACGGCCCGATAGAAACCGAACGCCTCCAGCACAAGTTCGACGGCGAGGGCTGGCTCGATACGGTGACGACCTACCTGTTCGTCGTCGATGTCGACACACGCCAAGAGCACCGTCTCGACGACGCCCACGGCGGCGGGATATTCGAATCGATGTTCGGTCTCCAGCCCGCCTGGCACCCGACGGACGACCGAGTCGCCTTCTGTGCGTACCACGGCGAGAACGGCGACGATACGAACGTCTATGATGTTCACATCGTCGACATCGAGAGTGATGAGGTCGAACAGGTGACTTCGGGGGAGTACTCGGCGGTCGAACCGACCTGGAGCCCCGATGGCGAGCGCCTCGCGTTTGGTGCACAAAACCCCGAGAACCCGTACGTACCCGGTGACGTCTGCGTGGCCGAGGCCCCGGACGACTACCGCGTCGTCACCGCGGGCCTTGACCGAACGATTAGCCGGCCTGGCGCACCGACGTGGGTAGACGATACGACACTGCTTGCGAGTATCGGTGACGAAGGGCGGACCAGATTCGTTCGCCTCGACGCGACGGGCGGCCACGAACGCGTCTTCGACCGACAGAGAAACGACGAAGCACACCGCCAGTTCGACGTCGGTGGCGGAACGGTCGCGGCAGTTCGAAGTCATTCTTCGGAGGGGACGGATGTCTACGCGATGCCCGTCGACGGACTCGACGTCGATGATGACGGGCCAGACCCGCGGCGGCAACTCACCGCACTCAACGATGGCGTCCTTGCGGAGTATGCGCACCCGGAGACGACCCGGCTCACCGTTGAAAGCGATGACGGGACCGAGGTCGAATGTATCGCCCACTACCCCCCGGAGTTCGATCCGCTCGACCCGGATCCCCGGCCGACGCTGTTGTGGATCCACGGTGGCCCGATGGCCTACGACGAGCCGGGTTTCGATCTCCGTACGAGCTTCTGGACGACGCGCGGGTATCTCGTCTTGCACGTCAACTACCGGGGCTCGACCTCGTACGGGCGGTCGTTCTGTGAATCGTTACGGGGAGCTTGGAACGGCGTCGAGGTCGAGGACCTGCTCGCAGGCGTCGACGAAGTGGTTGAGCGCGGTTGGGCGGACCCCGACCGACTCTTCGCTGGTGGGTTCTCCCAGGGCGCTGTCAACACTGCATATCTCGTTACCCGCACTGACCGATTCGCCGCAGGTCTCGCCGAACACGGCATCTACGATATACGTTCGGCGTTCGGTACCGACGACACTCACAAGTGGTTCGAACACGATTACGGCCTCCCTTGGGAGAACCCGGATGCGTACGAGGCAGCTTCCTCGATTACTGATGTCGGCGACATCGAGACCCCACTGCTCCTCACCGCCGGTGAGGAGGACTGGCGCTGTCCGCCAACCCAGTCCGAGCAACTGTACCGTTCGCTCAAGAAACGTGGCGTCGACTCGAAGCTCGTCGTCTACCCCGACGAACACCACAGCGTCAGTGACCCGGACCGGGCGATACACCGCCTCGAAACGCTTGATGAATGGGTTGCCCGATTCGACCCCGGTCGGGAGGCAGGCGACGTTGCGACCGAAGATTCGGCTGGCGACGCTCGGTGACCACCGACCCGGGCTTTCGTCCCGTCCGTCGGACACAGCCGCTGTCAGACCCTTGGATTAGAAGAAGGCGAAGGCTAACCCGTAAACCACCGACGACCCGACCATCAGGCCGACGAGAATGATGCTAATAATCTGCTGTCTGTCCATGCTCTCCTCTTGAGCACTCGCCTAATTAGGCGTTACGACCATCTGTTCGGGGCTGTTACTCGTCCGCTGATCTGGATTGCTTGCGTAAAGACGCCCTACTGCACCCGAGCATCCACGACGACGTGGGCGACACCCTCGCTGTACTCCTTGACGCGCCGAGTGTCTAGCACTTCGACATCCCGATCGGCTTCGGCGGCGGCTGCTTCCAGCCGTTCTATCGGTCGGTCGAACACGAGCGCGTCTGGTGTTGCTTCGTGCATGTGGAGGACGCCGCCGGGCGCGAGTGCGTCGAGCGCGCTGTCGAGGTACTCGTGTGAAGCGTCGGGCGGAGCCCGACTGTCCTCCGCGCGCGGCGCGGAGGCCTCGTAGTAGCCCATCACTACTCGGTCGGCGCGACCCTCGCTGGCAAAGCCCGGTACGACTTCTCGACAATCGGCCCGGTAGGGGTGTACGCGCTCGTCCACGTCGTTCAGCATGACGTTCTCGACCAGGAAGCGAAACGCC from Haloarcula sp. H-GB4 harbors:
- a CDS encoding helicase C-terminal domain-containing protein, which encodes MYPARITDEFPAPSYRGNQKQALADIRAAFERGKDVVLVRAPTGSGKSLLARAIAGCARTAGDAAVEQVIDAYYTTPQVSQLDDVAEDALLEDLCVIRGKNNYDCILPGETDTPVNQAPCVRERKFDCQVKHRCPYFSDRAIASNRRIAAMTLAYFMQTAGSDVFGKRDVVVIDEAHGLGEWAEMYATIDLSPQSIPMWNDIDVPDIDGLDEAIAFTERVEHLAERRVKELRQKAELTGEEVAERDSLNTLRQDLGWFREDYTDTESATTWVVDQADGEHAPVTIKPMNPERYLKHTVWDRGNRFALLSATILNKEAFCANVGLDPDNVALVEVGHTFPVENRPLYNVAQGKMTYEHRDDTLPDIVRTIVRIMARHTDEKGLIHCHSYAIQEQLKTLLDDFGVGARVRTHDKEGRDGALSAWKRSDNPDVFLSVKMEEALDLEGDLCRWQVLCKAPYPNTRDSRVARRLEDDQWGWYYRTALRTVIQACGRVVRAPDDYGATYLADSSLLDLFERADHDMPDWFRAQVDRLSQPDLPRFAPDQALSALSSDTKRRHDRSRSRSGDGNHPLSDVWD
- a CDS encoding S9 family peptidase is translated as MDELPADAVYDFRRPTDVAVSPDGEYVAIVVSEAAPEEDEFRQSVFVLPTDGSRDPHRLSRASGAWNIEWSPDGSQLGVVMVRDDDLALRVGRDNDGETDEPDTETDDETAEATDPDADDGPKPQVWVYDLELGGDARQVTKREHGVRDFDWGPAGERLVVSARDPTDEEQAYLEQRQENGPIETERLQHKFDGEGWLDTVTTYLFVVDVDTRQEHRLDDAHGGGIFESMFGLQPAWHPTDDRVAFCAYHGENGDDTNVYDVHIVDIESDEVEQVTSGEYSAVEPTWSPDGERLAFGAQNPENPYVPGDVCVAEAPDDYRVVTAGLDRTISRPGAPTWVDDTTLLASIGDEGRTRFVRLDATGGHERVFDRQRNDEAHRQFDVGGGTVAAVRSHSSEGTDVYAMPVDGLDVDDDGPDPRRQLTALNDGVLAEYAHPETTRLTVESDDGTEVECIAHYPPEFDPLDPDPRPTLLWIHGGPMAYDEPGFDLRTSFWTTRGYLVLHVNYRGSTSYGRSFCESLRGAWNGVEVEDLLAGVDEVVERGWADPDRLFAGGFSQGAVNTAYLVTRTDRFAAGLAEHGIYDIRSAFGTDDTHKWFEHDYGLPWENPDAYEAASSITDVGDIETPLLLTAGEEDWRCPPTQSEQLYRSLKKRGVDSKLVVYPDEHHSVSDPDRAIHRLETLDEWVARFDPGREAGDVATEDSAGDAR